The Ananas comosus cultivar F153 linkage group 2, ASM154086v1, whole genome shotgun sequence genome contains a region encoding:
- the LOC109725889 gene encoding uncharacterized protein LOC109725889: MPEQAEPSARQEQSTRLEASASPDLSAQLVALTEVTRRQGELLERLCERVTPPQSTVPEQIVSPLTAPAAAPATVVLLPVTVPSVPVAPVGEASQMTEAEQERMAERLARFHRFDPPTFDGRCTEAWVVEDWVSSMEKLFEDLFIPEREQVHLGVHCLTGDALAWWRRVRRDYKLVTLQMTWDEFCGMLYGMYFPNSVKQKLEEDLKKIQQGGQTVQEYIREFTRLLNCVPFVARDEAHRVYLFEQGLRSEIFWLVQAQRLRTLDASMEQALWVERGDISIR; the protein is encoded by the coding sequence atgcctgagcaggcagagccgAGTGCCCGACAGGAGCAGAGTACAAGACTAGAGGCGAGCGCATCCCCCGACTTGAGTGCTCAGTTGGTCGCtctgacagaggtgacgaggcggcagggggagttgttggagaggttgtgtgagagggtcACCCCGCCACAGAGTACTGTACCAGAGCAGATTGTTTCACCTCTGACTGCTCCAGCGGCAGCACCAGCTACAGTAGTACTACTACCAGTGACCGTTCCTTCAGTGCCAGTTGCGCCGGTTGGTGAGGCATCGCAGATGAccgaggctgagcaggagcggatggcTGAGAGACTCGCTCGCTTTCATCGTTTCGATCCGCCGACTTTTGATGGCCGATGCACAGAGGCTTGGGTTGTTGAGGACTGGGTCAGctcgatggagaagttatttgaggatctTTTCATTCCTGAGCGGGAGCAGGTACATCTGGGAGTGCATTGCTTGACAGGGGATGCCCTTGCTTGGTGGCGGAGAGTGAGGAGAGATTACAAGTTGGTGACTTTGCAGATGACATGggacgagttctgtggaatgctatatgggatgtattttcccaatagtgtgaaacagaagctcgaggaggatttaaAGAAGATCCAGCAGGGGGGCCAGACAGTACAGGAGTATATTCGAGAGTTCAcgcgactcctgaactgtgtgccgttTGTGGCTAGAGACGAGGCACACAGGGTGTACCTTTTCGAGCAGGGTTTGAGGTCCGAGATTTTTTGGTTGGTtcaggcgcagaggttgaggaccttggacgCGTCGATGGAGCAGGCACTTTGGGTTGAGAGAGGTGATATATCTATTCGGTAG